From one Nematostella vectensis chromosome 7, jaNemVect1.1, whole genome shotgun sequence genomic stretch:
- the LOC5520759 gene encoding uncharacterized protein LOC5520759, which produces MRTIYMVAFTLAWVVIFVVPSALYIRRKISGEEEFPKEATLQLKEYIRHISSKVNGHKETMDKAINDLSEKFNESLQRMNNKISSLQQVLHEKRSSMADKISELRFTSDKSESNTSTPTNSLTFNSKGDISQGDRCVDTMERTEGGFPELFACHQKGGNQEWEYTSDNQLKNPLRGDCLTAPPNKEKTIIELRQCSSDSPLQKWERSGESIKLIGSDRCLDVHSDGIVAVRACDQNAATQKWKFSQ; this is translated from the exons atgaGAACTATCTATATGGTGGCCTTTACATTGGCCTGGGtggttatttttgttgttccTAGCGCACTATACATCAGACGAAAAATTAGTGGCGAGGAAGAATTCCCG AAAGAAGCAACTTTGCAATTGAAAGAATATATCAGACATATCAG TTCAAAGGTAAATGGACATAAAGAAACAATGGATAAAGCCATTAATGACCTCTCAGAGAAGTTCAACGAATCACTTCAGAGAATGAATAATAAGATATCCTCCTTACAACAAGTACTGCATGAAAAACGAAGCAGCATGGCAGATAAGATATCTGAACTCCGCTTTACTTCAGACAAGTCAGAATCAAACACCTCTACACCTACAAATTCGCTAACCTTTAATAGTAAAGG TGATATAAGTCAGGGTGATAGGTGTGTCGATACGATGGAGCGGACTGAGGGAGGATTCCCTGAGCTTTTTGCTTGTCATCAAAAGGGTGGCAATCAG GAATGGGAATACACCTCAGACAACCAACTAAAGAACCCATTACGAGGAGACTGCCTTACAGCACCACCCAACAAAGAAAAGACAATAATAGAGTTAAGGCAATGCTCCTCAGACAGCCCACTTCAG AAATGGGAGAGATCAGGAGAGAGCATCAAGCTGATAGGGTCTGACCGATGCCTGGATGTGCACAGTGATGGTATTGTTGCTGTAAGAGCCTGTGACCAGAACGCAGCGACACAAAAATGGAAGTTTTCCCAATAA